A region of Athene noctua chromosome 12, bAthNoc1.hap1.1, whole genome shotgun sequence DNA encodes the following proteins:
- the FCHSD1 gene encoding F-BAR and double SH3 domains protein 1 isoform X4, producing the protein MQPPPRKVKLTQEVRVHLLEQLSGLQSKQQRDAELLEDIRSYSKQRAAIDREYGQALQRLASQFMKRDWQRGRSEAGDSRSVAAVWKGVIEGTAHAGQVRVTASESYRALAAEAARTARLSKERMLKKGIERLQKAQAELLETVKELDKAKKQFTHLQRSSEVAKDKAADVEARLQKSDRRIFHTKASLQKLSAKFLSRVAEHSRQLVGVQNEYGFALVSATAHLEHYRRVELPAAMQALDGDLYERLREHLSAASQTEVETCRATRDWFQGIAEASTRVCREQDLLLFLQDHPAFALASEQRFQLTGVEEVCLLPPGDDGASLEKEARRWATRVARDCKNKAHSEEVLQRLESRRQQVPEAEAATMERRMEEARENIRKAEVSRVKAEARLALLRAAGLDVDTWLAGAMVGAGEEAPAGLDLSEFDDYEDSDEPDEDNEPGPTARTYPYTCRVIFGYQGCQADELSITQGEELEIIEDGDAEEWVKARNKVGQVGYVPEKYLLSLGGELGDEAGPPGPSALHRQLSSIMAAELVLEPGAWLVRALYDYEGQSPEELSFPEGAIIRVLPRAPGEVDDGFWMGDFNGRIGCFPSLVVEELTGGQGAAGQELPSPSPPPFSPPGLVPRTSLAPSPSPEMPLGGCRQDGTGSGQSSPDLAATRLRPLRAPPPPPGRAPEPDPELHFS; encoded by the exons ATGCAGCCGCCGCCGCGCAAG GTGAAGCTCACCCAGGAGGTGCGGGTCCACCTCCTCGAGCAGCTCTCGGGCCTGCAGAGCAAGCAGCAGCGGGACGCCGAGCTGCTGGAGGACATCAG GTCCTACAGCAAGCAGAGGGCTGCCATCGACAGGGAGTACGGGCAG GCGCTGCAGAGGCTGGCAAGCCAGTTCATGAAGCGAGACTGGCAGCGGGGCCGCAGCGAGGCCGGCGACTCGAG GAGCGTGGCCGCTGTCTGGAAGGGTGTCATAGAGGGGACCGCGCATGCCGGGCAGGTCCGTGTCACCGCCTCAGAGAGCTACCGTGCCCTTGCCGCGGAGGCTGCCCGGACCGCCCGCCTCTCCAAGGAGAGGATGCTCAAGAAG GGCATAGAGCGGCTGCAGAAGGcacaagcagagctgctggagacaGTGAAGGAGCTGGACAAGGCAAAGAAGCAGTTCACCCACCTCCAGAGGAGCAGCGAGGTGGCCAAGGACAAGGCGGCTGACGTGGAGGCTCG GCTCCAGAAGAGTGACCGGAGGATATTTCACACCAAGGCTAGCCTGCAAAAACTCAGCGCCAAG ttCTTGTCACGGGTGGCTGAGCACTCGAGGCAGCTTGTGGGGGTACAGAACGAGTATGGCTTCGCCCTGGTGTCTGCCACCGCCCACCTGGAGCATTACCGGCGGGTGGAGCTGCCCGCTGCCATGCAG GCGCTGGATGGTGACCTCTACGAGCGGCTGCGGGAGCACTTGTCAGCAGCCAGCCAGACGGAGGTGGAGACCTGCCGGGCCACGCGGGACTGGTTCCAGGGCATCGCGGAGGCGTCCACGCGG GTGTGCCGGGAGCAggacctcctcctcttcctgcaggACCACCCCGCCTTCGCCCTGGCCTCCGAACAGCGCTTCCAGCTCACCGGGGTGGAGGAG GTGTGCCTGCTGCCACCGGGGGACGATGGAGCCAGCCTGGAGAAGGAGGCACGGCGCTGGGCCACGCGGGTGGCTCGGGACTGCAAAAACAAGGCGCACAGCGAGGAG GTGCTGCAGCGGCTGGAGTCCAGGCGGCAGCAGGTCCCAGAGGCGGAGGCAGCCACCATGGAGCGACGGATGGAAGAAGCGAGGGAAAACATCCGGAAGGCAGAG GTCAGCCGGGTGAAGGCAGAAGCACGGCTGGCACTGCtgcgggcagcggggctggaCGTGGACACTTGGCTGGCGGGGGCCATGGTGGGAGCAGGCGAGGAGGCACCCGCAGGGCTGGATCTGTCTGAGTTTGATGACTATGAGGACAGTGACGAGCCAGATGAGGACAATGAGCCTGGCCCTACTGCCCGCACCTACCCCTACACCTGCAGGGTGATCTTTGGGTACCAG GGCTGCCAGGCAGATGAGCTGTCCATCACCCAGGGTGAGGAGCTGGAGATCATCGAGGATGGTGATGCAGAGGAGTGGGTGAAG GCTCGAAACAAGGTGGGCCAGGTTGGCTATGTCCCCGAAAAGTACCTGCTGTCCCTGGGTGGCGAGCTGGGGGATGAGGCTGGCCCCCCGGGACCCTCTGCACTGCATCGCCAGCTCTCCAGCATCATGGCTgcagagctggtgctggagcctggag CCTGGCTGGTGCGAGCCCTGTATGACTACGAGGGGCAGAGCCCCGAGGAGCTGAGCTTCCCTGAGGGGGCCATCATCCGGGTGCTGCCCCGTGCCCCTGGTGAGGTGGATGATGGCTTCTGGATGGGCGACTTCAACGGCCGCATTGGCTGCTTCCCCTCCTTGGTGGTGGAGGAGCTAACTGGGGGCcagggggcagctgggcag GAGCTGCCATCACCATCCCCACCACCCTTCTCCCCTCCTGGCCTTGTGCCCAGGACCAGcctggcccccagcccctctcctgaAATGCCGCTGGGAG GTTGCAGGCAGGATGGCACAGGCAGTGGTCAGAGCTCTCCGGACCTGGCAGCCACCCGCCTCCGACCG ctccgcgcgccccccccgccgcctggCAGAGCCCCTGAGCCCGACCCTGAGCTGCACTTCAGCTGA
- the FCHSD1 gene encoding F-BAR and double SH3 domains protein 1 isoform X1 — MQPPPRKVKLTQEVRVHLLEQLSGLQSKQQRDAELLEDIRSYSKQRAAIDREYGQALQRLASQFMKRDWQRGRSEAGDSRSVAAVWKGVIEGTAHAGQVRVTASESYRALAAEAARTARLSKERMLKKGIERLQKAQAELLETVKELDKAKKQFTHLQRSSEVAKDKAADVEARLQKSDRRIFHTKASLQKLSAKFLSRVAEHSRQLVGVQNEYGFALVSATAHLEHYRRVELPAAMQALDGDLYERLREHLSAASQTEVETCRATRDWFQGIAEASTRVCREQDLLLFLQDHPAFALASEQRFQLTGVEEVCLLPPGDDGASLEKEARRWATRVARDCKNKAHSEEVLQRLESRRQQVPEAEAATMERRMEEARENIRKAEVSRVKAEARLALLRAAGLDVDTWLAGAMVGAGEEAPAGLDLSEFDDYEDSDEPDEDNEPGPTARTYPYTCRVIFGYQGCQADELSITQGEELEIIEDGDAEEWVKARNKVGQVGYVPEKYLLSLGGELGDEAGPPGPSALHRQLSSIMAAELVLEPGAWLVRALYDYEGQSPEELSFPEGAIIRVLPRAPGEVDDGFWMGDFNGRIGCFPSLVVEELTGGQGAAGQVSIRRVTMSPWREAAPYLLPGLLVTGCPPCCSHPSWLCLLRSCHHHPHHPSPLLALCPGPAWPPAPLLKCRWEVAGRMAQAVVRALRTWQPPASDRSARPPRRLAEPLSPTLSCTSADTAGPPSLPAPQKASPKQAAMGCCPSSRG; from the exons ATGCAGCCGCCGCCGCGCAAG GTGAAGCTCACCCAGGAGGTGCGGGTCCACCTCCTCGAGCAGCTCTCGGGCCTGCAGAGCAAGCAGCAGCGGGACGCCGAGCTGCTGGAGGACATCAG GTCCTACAGCAAGCAGAGGGCTGCCATCGACAGGGAGTACGGGCAG GCGCTGCAGAGGCTGGCAAGCCAGTTCATGAAGCGAGACTGGCAGCGGGGCCGCAGCGAGGCCGGCGACTCGAG GAGCGTGGCCGCTGTCTGGAAGGGTGTCATAGAGGGGACCGCGCATGCCGGGCAGGTCCGTGTCACCGCCTCAGAGAGCTACCGTGCCCTTGCCGCGGAGGCTGCCCGGACCGCCCGCCTCTCCAAGGAGAGGATGCTCAAGAAG GGCATAGAGCGGCTGCAGAAGGcacaagcagagctgctggagacaGTGAAGGAGCTGGACAAGGCAAAGAAGCAGTTCACCCACCTCCAGAGGAGCAGCGAGGTGGCCAAGGACAAGGCGGCTGACGTGGAGGCTCG GCTCCAGAAGAGTGACCGGAGGATATTTCACACCAAGGCTAGCCTGCAAAAACTCAGCGCCAAG ttCTTGTCACGGGTGGCTGAGCACTCGAGGCAGCTTGTGGGGGTACAGAACGAGTATGGCTTCGCCCTGGTGTCTGCCACCGCCCACCTGGAGCATTACCGGCGGGTGGAGCTGCCCGCTGCCATGCAG GCGCTGGATGGTGACCTCTACGAGCGGCTGCGGGAGCACTTGTCAGCAGCCAGCCAGACGGAGGTGGAGACCTGCCGGGCCACGCGGGACTGGTTCCAGGGCATCGCGGAGGCGTCCACGCGG GTGTGCCGGGAGCAggacctcctcctcttcctgcaggACCACCCCGCCTTCGCCCTGGCCTCCGAACAGCGCTTCCAGCTCACCGGGGTGGAGGAG GTGTGCCTGCTGCCACCGGGGGACGATGGAGCCAGCCTGGAGAAGGAGGCACGGCGCTGGGCCACGCGGGTGGCTCGGGACTGCAAAAACAAGGCGCACAGCGAGGAG GTGCTGCAGCGGCTGGAGTCCAGGCGGCAGCAGGTCCCAGAGGCGGAGGCAGCCACCATGGAGCGACGGATGGAAGAAGCGAGGGAAAACATCCGGAAGGCAGAG GTCAGCCGGGTGAAGGCAGAAGCACGGCTGGCACTGCtgcgggcagcggggctggaCGTGGACACTTGGCTGGCGGGGGCCATGGTGGGAGCAGGCGAGGAGGCACCCGCAGGGCTGGATCTGTCTGAGTTTGATGACTATGAGGACAGTGACGAGCCAGATGAGGACAATGAGCCTGGCCCTACTGCCCGCACCTACCCCTACACCTGCAGGGTGATCTTTGGGTACCAG GGCTGCCAGGCAGATGAGCTGTCCATCACCCAGGGTGAGGAGCTGGAGATCATCGAGGATGGTGATGCAGAGGAGTGGGTGAAG GCTCGAAACAAGGTGGGCCAGGTTGGCTATGTCCCCGAAAAGTACCTGCTGTCCCTGGGTGGCGAGCTGGGGGATGAGGCTGGCCCCCCGGGACCCTCTGCACTGCATCGCCAGCTCTCCAGCATCATGGCTgcagagctggtgctggagcctggag CCTGGCTGGTGCGAGCCCTGTATGACTACGAGGGGCAGAGCCCCGAGGAGCTGAGCTTCCCTGAGGGGGCCATCATCCGGGTGCTGCCCCGTGCCCCTGGTGAGGTGGATGATGGCTTCTGGATGGGCGACTTCAACGGCCGCATTGGCTGCTTCCCCTCCTTGGTGGTGGAGGAGCTAACTGGGGGCcagggggcagctgggcaggtcAGTATCAGGAGGGTCACCATGTCCCCTTGGCGTGAGGCAGCCCCCTATCTTCTGCCCGGACTGCTGGTGACTGGAtgccctccctgctgctcccacccATCTTGGCTCTGTCTTCTCAGGAGCTGCCATCACCATCCCCACCACCCTTCTCCCCTCCTGGCCTTGTGCCCAGGACCAGcctggcccccagcccctctcctgaAATGCCGCTGGGAG GTTGCAGGCAGGATGGCACAGGCAGTGGTCAGAGCTCTCCGGACCTGGCAGCCACCCGCCTCCGACCG ctccgcgcgccccccccgccgcctggCAGAGCCCCTGAGCCCGACCCTGAGCTGCACTTCAGCTGACACTGCAGgtcccccatccctccccgcTCCCCAGAAAGCTTCACCCAAGCAAGCTGCCATGGGCTGCTGTCCCAGCAGCAGGGGCTGA
- the FCHSD1 gene encoding F-BAR and double SH3 domains protein 1 isoform X2: MQPPPRKVKLTQEVRVHLLEQLSGLQSKQQRDAELLEDIRSYSKQRAAIDREYGQALQRLASQFMKRDWQRGRSEAGDSRSVAAVWKGVIEGTAHAGQVRVTASESYRALAAEAARTARLSKERMLKKGIERLQKAQAELLETVKELDKAKKQFTHLQRSSEVAKDKAADVEARLQKSDRRIFHTKASLQKLSAKFLSRVAEHSRQLVGVQNEYGFALVSATAHLEHYRRVELPAAMQALDGDLYERLREHLSAASQTEVETCRATRDWFQGIAEASTRVCREQDLLLFLQDHPAFALASEQRFQLTGVEEVCLLPPGDDGASLEKEARRWATRVARDCKNKAHSEEVLQRLESRRQQVPEAEAATMERRMEEARENIRKAEVSRVKAEARLALLRAAGLDVDTWLAGAMVGAGEEAPAGLDLSEFDDYEDSDEPDEDNEPGPTARTYPYTCRVIFGYQGCQADELSITQGEELEIIEDGDAEEWVKARNKVGQVGYVPEKYLLSLGGELGDEAGPPGPSALHRQLSSIMAAELVLEPGAWLVRALYDYEGQSPEELSFPEGAIIRVLPRAPGEVDDGFWMGDFNGRIGCFPSLVVEELTGGQGAAGQELPSPSPPPFSPPGLVPRTSLAPSPSPEMPLGGCRQDGTGSGQSSPDLAATRLRPVRPITAMLCHPNDATRVHLKQGEQPWCVGTASPLLSPQLRAPPPPPGRAPEPDPELHFS; the protein is encoded by the exons ATGCAGCCGCCGCCGCGCAAG GTGAAGCTCACCCAGGAGGTGCGGGTCCACCTCCTCGAGCAGCTCTCGGGCCTGCAGAGCAAGCAGCAGCGGGACGCCGAGCTGCTGGAGGACATCAG GTCCTACAGCAAGCAGAGGGCTGCCATCGACAGGGAGTACGGGCAG GCGCTGCAGAGGCTGGCAAGCCAGTTCATGAAGCGAGACTGGCAGCGGGGCCGCAGCGAGGCCGGCGACTCGAG GAGCGTGGCCGCTGTCTGGAAGGGTGTCATAGAGGGGACCGCGCATGCCGGGCAGGTCCGTGTCACCGCCTCAGAGAGCTACCGTGCCCTTGCCGCGGAGGCTGCCCGGACCGCCCGCCTCTCCAAGGAGAGGATGCTCAAGAAG GGCATAGAGCGGCTGCAGAAGGcacaagcagagctgctggagacaGTGAAGGAGCTGGACAAGGCAAAGAAGCAGTTCACCCACCTCCAGAGGAGCAGCGAGGTGGCCAAGGACAAGGCGGCTGACGTGGAGGCTCG GCTCCAGAAGAGTGACCGGAGGATATTTCACACCAAGGCTAGCCTGCAAAAACTCAGCGCCAAG ttCTTGTCACGGGTGGCTGAGCACTCGAGGCAGCTTGTGGGGGTACAGAACGAGTATGGCTTCGCCCTGGTGTCTGCCACCGCCCACCTGGAGCATTACCGGCGGGTGGAGCTGCCCGCTGCCATGCAG GCGCTGGATGGTGACCTCTACGAGCGGCTGCGGGAGCACTTGTCAGCAGCCAGCCAGACGGAGGTGGAGACCTGCCGGGCCACGCGGGACTGGTTCCAGGGCATCGCGGAGGCGTCCACGCGG GTGTGCCGGGAGCAggacctcctcctcttcctgcaggACCACCCCGCCTTCGCCCTGGCCTCCGAACAGCGCTTCCAGCTCACCGGGGTGGAGGAG GTGTGCCTGCTGCCACCGGGGGACGATGGAGCCAGCCTGGAGAAGGAGGCACGGCGCTGGGCCACGCGGGTGGCTCGGGACTGCAAAAACAAGGCGCACAGCGAGGAG GTGCTGCAGCGGCTGGAGTCCAGGCGGCAGCAGGTCCCAGAGGCGGAGGCAGCCACCATGGAGCGACGGATGGAAGAAGCGAGGGAAAACATCCGGAAGGCAGAG GTCAGCCGGGTGAAGGCAGAAGCACGGCTGGCACTGCtgcgggcagcggggctggaCGTGGACACTTGGCTGGCGGGGGCCATGGTGGGAGCAGGCGAGGAGGCACCCGCAGGGCTGGATCTGTCTGAGTTTGATGACTATGAGGACAGTGACGAGCCAGATGAGGACAATGAGCCTGGCCCTACTGCCCGCACCTACCCCTACACCTGCAGGGTGATCTTTGGGTACCAG GGCTGCCAGGCAGATGAGCTGTCCATCACCCAGGGTGAGGAGCTGGAGATCATCGAGGATGGTGATGCAGAGGAGTGGGTGAAG GCTCGAAACAAGGTGGGCCAGGTTGGCTATGTCCCCGAAAAGTACCTGCTGTCCCTGGGTGGCGAGCTGGGGGATGAGGCTGGCCCCCCGGGACCCTCTGCACTGCATCGCCAGCTCTCCAGCATCATGGCTgcagagctggtgctggagcctggag CCTGGCTGGTGCGAGCCCTGTATGACTACGAGGGGCAGAGCCCCGAGGAGCTGAGCTTCCCTGAGGGGGCCATCATCCGGGTGCTGCCCCGTGCCCCTGGTGAGGTGGATGATGGCTTCTGGATGGGCGACTTCAACGGCCGCATTGGCTGCTTCCCCTCCTTGGTGGTGGAGGAGCTAACTGGGGGCcagggggcagctgggcag GAGCTGCCATCACCATCCCCACCACCCTTCTCCCCTCCTGGCCTTGTGCCCAGGACCAGcctggcccccagcccctctcctgaAATGCCGCTGGGAG GTTGCAGGCAGGATGGCACAGGCAGTGGTCAGAGCTCTCCGGACCTGGCAGCCACCCGCCTCCGACCGGTACGCCCCATCACAGCAATGCTATGCCACCCCAACGATGCCACCCGTGTGCATCTGAAGCAGGGTGAGCAGCCTTGGTGTGTCGGCActgcttctcctctcctctctccacagctccgcgcgccccccccgccgcctggCAGAGCCCCTGAGCCCGACCCTGAGCTGCACTTCAGCTGA
- the FCHSD1 gene encoding F-BAR and double SH3 domains protein 1 isoform X3, whose amino-acid sequence MQPPPRKVKLTQEVRVHLLEQLSGLQSKQQRDAELLEDIRSYSKQRAAIDREYGQALQRLASQFMKRDWQRGRSEAGDSRSVAAVWKGVIEGTAHAGQVRVTASESYRALAAEAARTARLSKERMLKKGIERLQKAQAELLETVKELDKAKKQFTHLQRSSEVAKDKAADVEARLQKSDRRIFHTKASLQKLSAKFLSRVAEHSRQLVGVQNEYGFALVSATAHLEHYRRVELPAAMQALDGDLYERLREHLSAASQTEVETCRATRDWFQGIAEASTRVCREQDLLLFLQDHPAFALASEQRFQLTGVEEVGGRGDIMVGRGPHSQPFLSHPVLTQVCLLPPGDDGASLEKEARRWATRVARDCKNKAHSEEVLQRLESRRQQVPEAEAATMERRMEEARENIRKAEVSRVKAEARLALLRAAGLDVDTWLAGAMVGAGEEAPAGLDLSEFDDYEDSDEPDEDNEPGPTARTYPYTCRVIFGYQGCQADELSITQGEELEIIEDGDAEEWVKARNKVGQVGYVPEKYLLSLGGELGDEAGPPGPSALHRQLSSIMAAELVLEPGAWLVRALYDYEGQSPEELSFPEGAIIRVLPRAPGEVDDGFWMGDFNGRIGCFPSLVVEELTGGQGAAGQELPSPSPPPFSPPGLVPRTSLAPSPSPEMPLGGCRQDGTGSGQSSPDLAATRLRPLRAPPPPPGRAPEPDPELHFS is encoded by the exons ATGCAGCCGCCGCCGCGCAAG GTGAAGCTCACCCAGGAGGTGCGGGTCCACCTCCTCGAGCAGCTCTCGGGCCTGCAGAGCAAGCAGCAGCGGGACGCCGAGCTGCTGGAGGACATCAG GTCCTACAGCAAGCAGAGGGCTGCCATCGACAGGGAGTACGGGCAG GCGCTGCAGAGGCTGGCAAGCCAGTTCATGAAGCGAGACTGGCAGCGGGGCCGCAGCGAGGCCGGCGACTCGAG GAGCGTGGCCGCTGTCTGGAAGGGTGTCATAGAGGGGACCGCGCATGCCGGGCAGGTCCGTGTCACCGCCTCAGAGAGCTACCGTGCCCTTGCCGCGGAGGCTGCCCGGACCGCCCGCCTCTCCAAGGAGAGGATGCTCAAGAAG GGCATAGAGCGGCTGCAGAAGGcacaagcagagctgctggagacaGTGAAGGAGCTGGACAAGGCAAAGAAGCAGTTCACCCACCTCCAGAGGAGCAGCGAGGTGGCCAAGGACAAGGCGGCTGACGTGGAGGCTCG GCTCCAGAAGAGTGACCGGAGGATATTTCACACCAAGGCTAGCCTGCAAAAACTCAGCGCCAAG ttCTTGTCACGGGTGGCTGAGCACTCGAGGCAGCTTGTGGGGGTACAGAACGAGTATGGCTTCGCCCTGGTGTCTGCCACCGCCCACCTGGAGCATTACCGGCGGGTGGAGCTGCCCGCTGCCATGCAG GCGCTGGATGGTGACCTCTACGAGCGGCTGCGGGAGCACTTGTCAGCAGCCAGCCAGACGGAGGTGGAGACCTGCCGGGCCACGCGGGACTGGTTCCAGGGCATCGCGGAGGCGTCCACGCGG GTGTGCCGGGAGCAggacctcctcctcttcctgcaggACCACCCCGCCTTCGCCCTGGCCTCCGAACAGCGCTTCCAGCTCACCGGGGTGGAGGAGGTGGGTGGCAGAGGGGACATTATGGTGGGGAGGGGTCCACACAGCCAGCCCTTTCTCAGCCACCCTGTCCTCACCCAGGTGTGCCTGCTGCCACCGGGGGACGATGGAGCCAGCCTGGAGAAGGAGGCACGGCGCTGGGCCACGCGGGTGGCTCGGGACTGCAAAAACAAGGCGCACAGCGAGGAG GTGCTGCAGCGGCTGGAGTCCAGGCGGCAGCAGGTCCCAGAGGCGGAGGCAGCCACCATGGAGCGACGGATGGAAGAAGCGAGGGAAAACATCCGGAAGGCAGAG GTCAGCCGGGTGAAGGCAGAAGCACGGCTGGCACTGCtgcgggcagcggggctggaCGTGGACACTTGGCTGGCGGGGGCCATGGTGGGAGCAGGCGAGGAGGCACCCGCAGGGCTGGATCTGTCTGAGTTTGATGACTATGAGGACAGTGACGAGCCAGATGAGGACAATGAGCCTGGCCCTACTGCCCGCACCTACCCCTACACCTGCAGGGTGATCTTTGGGTACCAG GGCTGCCAGGCAGATGAGCTGTCCATCACCCAGGGTGAGGAGCTGGAGATCATCGAGGATGGTGATGCAGAGGAGTGGGTGAAG GCTCGAAACAAGGTGGGCCAGGTTGGCTATGTCCCCGAAAAGTACCTGCTGTCCCTGGGTGGCGAGCTGGGGGATGAGGCTGGCCCCCCGGGACCCTCTGCACTGCATCGCCAGCTCTCCAGCATCATGGCTgcagagctggtgctggagcctggag CCTGGCTGGTGCGAGCCCTGTATGACTACGAGGGGCAGAGCCCCGAGGAGCTGAGCTTCCCTGAGGGGGCCATCATCCGGGTGCTGCCCCGTGCCCCTGGTGAGGTGGATGATGGCTTCTGGATGGGCGACTTCAACGGCCGCATTGGCTGCTTCCCCTCCTTGGTGGTGGAGGAGCTAACTGGGGGCcagggggcagctgggcag GAGCTGCCATCACCATCCCCACCACCCTTCTCCCCTCCTGGCCTTGTGCCCAGGACCAGcctggcccccagcccctctcctgaAATGCCGCTGGGAG GTTGCAGGCAGGATGGCACAGGCAGTGGTCAGAGCTCTCCGGACCTGGCAGCCACCCGCCTCCGACCG ctccgcgcgccccccccgccgcctggCAGAGCCCCTGAGCCCGACCCTGAGCTGCACTTCAGCTGA
- the FCHSD1 gene encoding F-BAR and double SH3 domains protein 1 isoform X5: MQPPPRKGIERLQKAQAELLETVKELDKAKKQFTHLQRSSEVAKDKAADVEARLQKSDRRIFHTKASLQKLSAKFLSRVAEHSRQLVGVQNEYGFALVSATAHLEHYRRVELPAAMQALDGDLYERLREHLSAASQTEVETCRATRDWFQGIAEASTRVCREQDLLLFLQDHPAFALASEQRFQLTGVEEVCLLPPGDDGASLEKEARRWATRVARDCKNKAHSEEVLQRLESRRQQVPEAEAATMERRMEEARENIRKAEVSRVKAEARLALLRAAGLDVDTWLAGAMVGAGEEAPAGLDLSEFDDYEDSDEPDEDNEPGPTARTYPYTCRVIFGYQGCQADELSITQGEELEIIEDGDAEEWVKARNKVGQVGYVPEKYLLSLGGELGDEAGPPGPSALHRQLSSIMAAELVLEPGAWLVRALYDYEGQSPEELSFPEGAIIRVLPRAPGEVDDGFWMGDFNGRIGCFPSLVVEELTGGQGAAGQVSIRRVTMSPWREAAPYLLPGLLVTGCPPCCSHPSWLCLLRSCHHHPHHPSPLLALCPGPAWPPAPLLKCRWEVAGRMAQAVVRALRTWQPPASDRSARPPRRLAEPLSPTLSCTSADTAGPPSLPAPQKASPKQAAMGCCPSSRG, encoded by the exons ATGCAGCCGCCGCCGCGCAAG GGCATAGAGCGGCTGCAGAAGGcacaagcagagctgctggagacaGTGAAGGAGCTGGACAAGGCAAAGAAGCAGTTCACCCACCTCCAGAGGAGCAGCGAGGTGGCCAAGGACAAGGCGGCTGACGTGGAGGCTCG GCTCCAGAAGAGTGACCGGAGGATATTTCACACCAAGGCTAGCCTGCAAAAACTCAGCGCCAAG ttCTTGTCACGGGTGGCTGAGCACTCGAGGCAGCTTGTGGGGGTACAGAACGAGTATGGCTTCGCCCTGGTGTCTGCCACCGCCCACCTGGAGCATTACCGGCGGGTGGAGCTGCCCGCTGCCATGCAG GCGCTGGATGGTGACCTCTACGAGCGGCTGCGGGAGCACTTGTCAGCAGCCAGCCAGACGGAGGTGGAGACCTGCCGGGCCACGCGGGACTGGTTCCAGGGCATCGCGGAGGCGTCCACGCGG GTGTGCCGGGAGCAggacctcctcctcttcctgcaggACCACCCCGCCTTCGCCCTGGCCTCCGAACAGCGCTTCCAGCTCACCGGGGTGGAGGAG GTGTGCCTGCTGCCACCGGGGGACGATGGAGCCAGCCTGGAGAAGGAGGCACGGCGCTGGGCCACGCGGGTGGCTCGGGACTGCAAAAACAAGGCGCACAGCGAGGAG GTGCTGCAGCGGCTGGAGTCCAGGCGGCAGCAGGTCCCAGAGGCGGAGGCAGCCACCATGGAGCGACGGATGGAAGAAGCGAGGGAAAACATCCGGAAGGCAGAG GTCAGCCGGGTGAAGGCAGAAGCACGGCTGGCACTGCtgcgggcagcggggctggaCGTGGACACTTGGCTGGCGGGGGCCATGGTGGGAGCAGGCGAGGAGGCACCCGCAGGGCTGGATCTGTCTGAGTTTGATGACTATGAGGACAGTGACGAGCCAGATGAGGACAATGAGCCTGGCCCTACTGCCCGCACCTACCCCTACACCTGCAGGGTGATCTTTGGGTACCAG GGCTGCCAGGCAGATGAGCTGTCCATCACCCAGGGTGAGGAGCTGGAGATCATCGAGGATGGTGATGCAGAGGAGTGGGTGAAG GCTCGAAACAAGGTGGGCCAGGTTGGCTATGTCCCCGAAAAGTACCTGCTGTCCCTGGGTGGCGAGCTGGGGGATGAGGCTGGCCCCCCGGGACCCTCTGCACTGCATCGCCAGCTCTCCAGCATCATGGCTgcagagctggtgctggagcctggag CCTGGCTGGTGCGAGCCCTGTATGACTACGAGGGGCAGAGCCCCGAGGAGCTGAGCTTCCCTGAGGGGGCCATCATCCGGGTGCTGCCCCGTGCCCCTGGTGAGGTGGATGATGGCTTCTGGATGGGCGACTTCAACGGCCGCATTGGCTGCTTCCCCTCCTTGGTGGTGGAGGAGCTAACTGGGGGCcagggggcagctgggcaggtcAGTATCAGGAGGGTCACCATGTCCCCTTGGCGTGAGGCAGCCCCCTATCTTCTGCCCGGACTGCTGGTGACTGGAtgccctccctgctgctcccacccATCTTGGCTCTGTCTTCTCAGGAGCTGCCATCACCATCCCCACCACCCTTCTCCCCTCCTGGCCTTGTGCCCAGGACCAGcctggcccccagcccctctcctgaAATGCCGCTGGGAG GTTGCAGGCAGGATGGCACAGGCAGTGGTCAGAGCTCTCCGGACCTGGCAGCCACCCGCCTCCGACCG ctccgcgcgccccccccgccgcctggCAGAGCCCCTGAGCCCGACCCTGAGCTGCACTTCAGCTGACACTGCAGgtcccccatccctccccgcTCCCCAGAAAGCTTCACCCAAGCAAGCTGCCATGGGCTGCTGTCCCAGCAGCAGGGGCTGA